The following are encoded in a window of Brevibacillus ruminantium genomic DNA:
- a CDS encoding methylated-DNA--[protein]-cysteine S-methyltransferase, whose protein sequence is MNSPIGPLLLASTKEGLCYLGFGNEEQGLPDLQRWARKMFLGAVVEQNEVINQQAQTELEEYFSGKRTKFDVPVVLYGTAFQKAVWNELTRIPFGETKSYKDIAQAIGQAKAVRAIGGANNRNPIPVIVPCHRVIGSNGALVGYGGGLSIKEKLLALEGGGTASSVPKSVEAIRR, encoded by the coding sequence ATGAATTCACCGATTGGACCGTTACTGTTGGCTTCTACCAAAGAAGGCTTGTGCTATCTCGGCTTTGGAAATGAGGAGCAGGGCTTGCCCGATCTGCAGCGATGGGCGAGGAAGATGTTTCTGGGTGCTGTCGTCGAACAAAATGAGGTCATCAATCAACAAGCGCAAACCGAACTGGAGGAGTATTTTTCCGGAAAACGGACAAAATTTGATGTTCCTGTTGTTTTGTATGGGACCGCCTTTCAGAAGGCTGTTTGGAATGAATTGACGCGAATTCCCTTTGGAGAGACAAAATCGTATAAAGATATCGCCCAAGCAATCGGGCAAGCGAAAGCGGTACGGGCGATTGGCGGTGCAAATAACCGCAATCCGATTCCCGTAATCGTTCCTTGTCACCGGGTCATTGGCTCGAATGGTGCCCTGGTCGGTTATGGCGGCGGGCTCTCCATTAAAGAAAAACTGTTGGCCCTGGAAGGGGGAGGCACCGCTTCCTCTGTCCCGAAATCTGTGGAAGCTATCCGCCGTTAG
- the queG gene encoding tRNA epoxyqueuosine(34) reductase QueG, translating to MNHQGYWEQTKQAIIRYAEEIGIDKIGFSSADPFLTLKQRLLEHREKGYESGFEEPDLDKRTDPSLSLEGARSLISIALAYPAKLTNPPKSEPGAYRGIMCRAAWGTDYHHVLREKLDKLASFIRQLEPHAQVESMVDTGSLSDRAVAERAGLGWVGKNCALITPEFGSWVYLGEMVTNLPLPPDTPVEEGCGDCNICVDACPTGALVQGGQLDSQKCVAFLTQVKDFIPEQYRAKIGNRLYGCDTCQTVCPKNRGKHFSHHEEFQPDPEIAKPLLRPLLTMSNKEFKQKFGLSSSSWRGKKPIQRNAILALAHFRDRSAVPDLIQLLENDPREVIRGTAAWALGKIGGNEAKDALLQALEKEASGEVLSEVRRGLELLEENKLSKSSN from the coding sequence GTGAATCACCAAGGCTATTGGGAGCAAACCAAGCAGGCCATCATCCGTTACGCAGAAGAAATAGGCATCGACAAGATCGGCTTCTCCAGTGCTGATCCCTTTCTCACGTTAAAACAACGTCTGCTCGAGCATCGCGAAAAAGGGTATGAATCCGGTTTTGAGGAGCCTGATTTGGACAAACGAACCGATCCTTCTCTCAGTTTGGAGGGGGCGCGTTCGCTGATCTCAATTGCCCTTGCTTATCCAGCGAAGCTCACAAATCCGCCGAAGTCAGAGCCAGGGGCTTATCGTGGAATCATGTGCAGGGCTGCGTGGGGGACGGATTATCACCACGTCCTCAGGGAGAAGCTGGACAAGCTGGCCAGCTTTATCCGCCAACTGGAGCCGCATGCACAGGTAGAGTCGATGGTCGATACGGGATCGTTGTCTGATCGGGCTGTGGCAGAAAGAGCAGGTTTGGGCTGGGTCGGGAAAAATTGTGCGCTAATTACTCCCGAGTTTGGCTCGTGGGTGTACCTGGGGGAGATGGTTACCAATCTTCCCTTGCCTCCAGATACACCGGTTGAAGAAGGCTGTGGAGATTGCAATATCTGTGTAGATGCGTGCCCCACAGGTGCTCTCGTCCAAGGCGGGCAGCTTGACTCACAGAAATGCGTAGCCTTTTTAACCCAGGTAAAAGACTTTATTCCCGAGCAGTATCGAGCCAAGATCGGCAATCGCCTGTATGGCTGTGATACGTGCCAGACGGTTTGTCCAAAAAATCGGGGTAAGCACTTCTCTCATCACGAGGAGTTCCAGCCTGACCCGGAAATCGCCAAACCACTCTTGCGGCCTCTGCTGACGATGAGCAATAAAGAGTTTAAACAAAAATTTGGACTTTCTTCTTCCTCCTGGAGAGGGAAAAAGCCGATCCAACGCAATGCCATTCTCGCGCTTGCCCATTTTCGTGACCGCTCAGCAGTTCCTGATCTGATCCAGCTCCTGGAGAACGATCCGCGTGAAGTCATCAGGGGAACAGCGGCGTGGGCGCTTGGCAAAATCGGAGGAAATGAAGCAAAGGACGCACTTCTTCAAGCATTGGAGAAGGAGGCATCTGGTGAGGTTCTCTCTGAAGTGAGAAGAGGATTGGAGCTGCTCGAAGAAAACAAACTCTCAAAAAGCAGCAATTAA
- the rnhA gene encoding ribonuclease HI, whose product MREVTIYTDGACSGNPGPGGWGAVLMYGEHKKEMSGAERETTNNRMELKAAIEALSVLKEPCKVTLYSDSAYLVNCFQQGWYKGWLRNGWKNSKNQPVENQDLWKELLRLMEIHTVQYVKVKGHADNVWNNRCDELATGAIKTL is encoded by the coding sequence ATGCGTGAAGTAACGATCTATACCGACGGAGCATGCTCCGGCAATCCAGGCCCGGGTGGCTGGGGAGCTGTGCTGATGTACGGTGAACATAAAAAAGAAATGTCCGGCGCCGAAAGGGAAACCACCAACAACCGCATGGAGCTGAAGGCCGCGATTGAAGCATTATCTGTGCTGAAGGAGCCTTGCAAGGTAACATTGTACAGTGACAGCGCCTACCTGGTGAACTGTTTCCAACAGGGCTGGTACAAAGGCTGGCTGCGGAACGGATGGAAAAACAGCAAAAATCAACCGGTGGAAAATCAGGATCTGTGGAAAGAACTGCTCCGGCTGATGGAGATCCATACAGTTCAGTACGTAAAGGTGAAGGGCCATGCAGACAATGTATGGAACAACCGCTGTGACGAACTGGCGACGGGAGCGATCAAGACGCTGTGA
- a CDS encoding B3/B4 domain-containing protein produces MTVRISPELAEILPSFALGVLRYTDVTVSPSPKMLQGRINLFVESLRLEHELSRINEIEGVTQWRSGFKRLGIDPSRYRPSSEALLRRLLQGNPFFWINSAVDVNNFLSVLHALPYGIYDEAKLEGDVVCRLGQASDVYEGLNGRDVHMEGKLVLADELGAFGSPIVDSKRTPVEEGSTSLMQVIFFHEQLTPEQQQEILGSTARMFTEINGGEVRSSIIVTAR; encoded by the coding sequence ATGACGGTAAGAATATCCCCGGAGCTGGCCGAAATCCTTCCCTCGTTTGCTCTGGGAGTGCTGCGCTACACGGACGTGACTGTGAGCCCCTCTCCCAAAATGCTTCAGGGGCGGATCAATTTGTTCGTGGAATCCCTTCGTTTGGAGCACGAGCTATCCCGCATCAACGAGATCGAGGGCGTGACACAGTGGCGTTCGGGTTTTAAACGTCTGGGTATCGATCCGTCCCGTTATCGCCCATCTTCGGAAGCATTGCTACGCAGATTGCTTCAAGGCAACCCCTTTTTCTGGATCAACAGCGCTGTCGACGTAAACAATTTCCTTTCCGTTCTTCACGCACTGCCTTATGGCATCTATGACGAAGCAAAACTGGAAGGCGATGTCGTTTGTCGACTGGGACAAGCCTCCGACGTATATGAGGGACTAAACGGGCGGGACGTACATATGGAGGGAAAACTGGTGCTTGCGGATGAACTCGGCGCTTTTGGCAGTCCGATCGTCGACTCCAAGCGCACCCCTGTGGAAGAAGGCAGCACTTCTCTGATGCAAGTGATTTTCTTTCATGAACAGCTCACGCCCGAGCAGCAACAGGAAATCCTGGGATCGACTGCCCGCATGTTTACAGAAATCAACGGCGGTGAGGTTCGTTCCTCCATCATCGTTACTGCCCGCTGA
- a CDS encoding purine/pyrimidine permease: MGYGLQEKPPFGITILSALQWMIVTVSSSVAVPLAIGDIYGLTPDEIGVLMQQTMFFVGLASFLQVWIGHRYPMIEGPAGLWWGIFIILAQIGTSVGIAPREIGQSFQLGLLLAGAMFFLFGLLGWIGKIQRWFTPLVSGTYMVLLAVSLCSSLVTGMLGIGYQHAKQVDPGIALVSVVIVALVLIFLRTKRLASFAVLLGMSVGWALFAVLGWTEPVRPTEQFIVMPTLFFWGAPKWDWGVVLTSLLTGFVLLTNLVTSMNVMGKATQSPPTVQQFNRGGVFTGVSHMLSGLSGVVGMIPLSIAAAVIETTKMAARLPFLLAMGGMMIIGLLPSVSQFLAALPTPVAYAGMFITYTQLLGFGLKDIASVQLDSRAITVAGSSILAGIGVMFVPTSAWQQLPSLASFLFGNGLLLGVMVCMLLEHVAFRQKGDAKKDGQSV, translated from the coding sequence ATGGGATATGGATTACAGGAGAAACCCCCATTTGGCATTACCATCTTGTCGGCCTTGCAGTGGATGATTGTCACCGTTTCCAGTAGTGTGGCAGTTCCGCTGGCGATTGGCGATATTTACGGGCTGACGCCGGACGAGATCGGTGTGTTGATGCAGCAAACCATGTTTTTCGTCGGGCTTGCTTCTTTTCTGCAAGTCTGGATCGGCCATCGTTATCCCATGATTGAGGGACCGGCTGGATTGTGGTGGGGAATTTTTATCATTCTTGCGCAAATTGGAACGAGTGTGGGGATTGCGCCTCGAGAAATCGGGCAATCATTTCAGCTGGGCTTGCTTTTGGCCGGGGCTATGTTTTTTCTGTTTGGTCTATTGGGCTGGATCGGAAAAATTCAACGCTGGTTTACCCCGCTTGTTTCCGGTACTTATATGGTGCTGCTCGCCGTCTCCTTGTGCAGCAGCCTCGTAACCGGGATGCTGGGGATCGGTTATCAACACGCCAAGCAGGTTGATCCGGGGATTGCCCTTGTTTCGGTCGTTATTGTGGCACTGGTACTGATCTTTTTACGGACCAAACGGTTGGCCAGCTTTGCTGTGTTGCTCGGCATGTCGGTAGGCTGGGCCTTGTTTGCAGTCTTGGGCTGGACCGAGCCGGTACGGCCAACCGAGCAGTTTATCGTGATGCCTACTCTGTTTTTCTGGGGGGCACCGAAATGGGACTGGGGTGTGGTCTTGACCAGTCTGTTGACAGGATTTGTGTTGCTGACCAATCTCGTAACCAGTATGAATGTAATGGGAAAAGCAACACAATCGCCTCCGACCGTGCAACAGTTCAACCGGGGCGGGGTATTTACCGGGGTCTCCCATATGCTGTCCGGTTTATCCGGCGTGGTCGGGATGATTCCTTTGTCGATTGCAGCAGCCGTGATCGAGACGACCAAAATGGCTGCGCGGCTGCCGTTTCTGCTGGCGATGGGAGGAATGATGATCATTGGTCTTTTGCCATCCGTCTCTCAATTCTTGGCGGCGTTGCCTACGCCTGTTGCCTATGCCGGCATGTTTATCACCTATACCCAGTTACTCGGATTCGGGTTGAAGGATATCGCTTCAGTCCAGCTCGATAGCCGCGCCATTACAGTGGCAGGAAGCTCTATTTTGGCGGGGATTGGCGTGATGTTTGTCCCCACATCTGCATGGCAGCAGCTTCCGTCACTCGCCAGCTTTTTGTTTGGGAATGGTTTGCTGCTCGGTGTCATGGTCTGCATGCTGCTTGAGCATGTGGCTTTTCGTCAAAAAGGGGATGCGAAAAAAGACGGCCAGTCAGTCTGA
- a CDS encoding DUF4850 domain-containing protein, with the protein MKNGVPKPIARIDSKTKAILIVAWLALIVTGCSPVLQTKAMGNQIQDESRIVTANTSKGTQTAVSGISEITKSSTGPNRTTESTQSTNTSAGDGEKSSPSAIQKVPRMISSGEVSLQGKAEEKIVTIPLKVIVAEFYLDYMELPAESPVKPYPVLPLSIPAESLNEMAAYWMDLMHDQSVFFIGPRDWELESAGVGANGSISISLKNPQNPGEKLEYRDNAGGCQGCAIGDVGTYFPEREKWADELGFAPFKKMDFSKRVMVAPTTVRYDLAPSAEGMIKSGVAHYLDDQGSIRFLKMEVTHPSGDTKAFEALLHLFAQTAGKEWNTYVEHQKQAEGEALKK; encoded by the coding sequence TTGAAGAATGGGGTACCTAAACCAATAGCAAGGATCGATAGCAAAACAAAAGCGATACTGATTGTGGCTTGGCTAGCTCTTATCGTAACCGGATGTTCGCCGGTACTGCAAACAAAAGCGATGGGTAATCAGATTCAGGACGAGAGCAGAATAGTCACGGCAAACACATCTAAAGGGACGCAAACAGCTGTTAGCGGAATCTCTGAAATAACTAAGAGCTCAACGGGTCCAAACCGAACAACTGAATCAACCCAATCAACTAACACCAGTGCAGGAGATGGGGAAAAGAGCAGCCCATCAGCAATTCAAAAAGTGCCCCGGATGATTTCCAGTGGCGAAGTCTCCTTGCAGGGAAAAGCAGAAGAAAAAATAGTCACCATCCCGCTGAAAGTCATCGTCGCCGAATTTTATCTCGACTACATGGAACTGCCTGCCGAGTCACCGGTAAAGCCTTACCCTGTGCTGCCGCTTTCCATCCCTGCTGAGAGCCTGAATGAGATGGCAGCTTATTGGATGGATCTTATGCATGATCAAAGTGTATTTTTTATCGGTCCCCGTGATTGGGAATTGGAATCAGCAGGTGTCGGTGCCAACGGCTCCATCTCCATTTCTTTAAAAAACCCGCAGAACCCCGGGGAAAAACTGGAATACCGGGATAACGCCGGCGGTTGCCAGGGGTGTGCGATAGGGGATGTCGGAACCTACTTCCCAGAAAGGGAAAAATGGGCAGATGAGCTCGGATTCGCTCCGTTTAAAAAAATGGATTTTTCAAAGAGAGTCATGGTGGCTCCAACTACCGTCAGATACGATCTGGCTCCCTCTGCTGAGGGAATGATAAAATCAGGTGTCGCCCATTATCTCGATGACCAGGGAAGTATTCGTTTTCTCAAAATGGAAGTGACCCACCCCTCGGGCGATACCAAGGCGTTTGAGGCGCTGCTTCATTTATTTGCCCAGACAGCCGGAAAAGAATGGAATACGTACGTTGAACATCAAAAACAGGCTGAAGGAGAAGCGTTGAAGAAATGA